One stretch of Paenibacillus sp. AN1007 DNA includes these proteins:
- a CDS encoding AIM24 family protein — translation MQIHLNHAENGGVGQVVTFSLIQDDRLHILHPQQIVAFRGPSSARQDKLLNISGIYRKKKLIKSEITGPCQFVAALPPGFTMKEVELTEHSDLLYDFRHLFFYSDGITMQTKIQKIKNMLITRDAVKMKFSGKGRIGLLTQGHVCQQELHPTAPLYVDAGSIIAYPENAHLELTVYGNNLASQHMNYHWKMTGQGSVLFQAGRENHKLQQDMNDEGLFKRILKEVIPFGNVIIK, via the coding sequence ATGCAAATACATCTAAATCATGCTGAAAATGGCGGAGTCGGGCAGGTAGTCACATTTTCGCTAATCCAGGATGACCGCCTTCATATTTTGCATCCGCAGCAAATCGTCGCTTTTCGCGGGCCCAGCAGCGCCAGACAGGATAAATTGTTGAACATTTCGGGCATATATCGCAAAAAAAAGCTGATCAAATCCGAAATTACCGGTCCATGCCAGTTTGTCGCTGCCCTTCCTCCCGGATTTACTATGAAAGAAGTGGAGCTTACCGAGCACAGTGATCTGCTCTACGATTTTCGCCATTTGTTTTTTTACTCTGACGGTATCACGATGCAGACCAAAATTCAGAAAATTAAAAATATGCTGATTACCCGAGATGCTGTGAAGATGAAGTTTTCAGGTAAAGGCAGAATCGGCTTGCTGACACAGGGCCACGTATGTCAGCAAGAACTGCATCCCACTGCCCCGCTTTATGTCGATGCCGGGAGTATCATTGCCTACCCTGAGAATGCTCATCTAGAATTAACCGTATATGGAAATAATCTGGCAAGCCAGCATATGAACTATCATTGGAAAATGACGGGGCAGGGTTCAGTGCTTTTTCAAGCCGGACGGGAAAACCACAAGCTGCAGCAGGATATGAACGACGAAGGGTTGTTCAAACGTATACTTAAAGAAGTTATCCCTTTCGGCAATGTCATTATTAAATAA